One Chloroflexota bacterium genomic region harbors:
- a CDS encoding MoxR family ATPase: MTADAPTDVGRQAAAFFDDLRSAVATAVVGAPEALRLLAVTLLADGHALIEDVPGVGKTLLARAVARAIGLSFARVQGTPDLLPGDVTGSSILEGKAFRFVPGPIFSQVVLVDEINRATPRTQSALLEAMQERQASVDGVTRPLPEPFIVLATQNPIELEGTFALPEAQLDRFLLRIAVGYPSVESEHAIARRHQAQAEPLTQVPTISSADALLGLRDAVRVIRVADEVEAYLVSLVRATREHPDVRLGASPRSSVALYRAAQAWASLDGRAFVLPDDVRAVAHAVLGHRILLDLDRELRGASVASVVDAVLDEVPVPLTP, translated from the coding sequence ATGACCGCCGACGCGCCGACCGACGTCGGCCGGCAGGCGGCCGCGTTCTTCGACGACCTGCGCTCGGCGGTTGCGACCGCGGTCGTAGGAGCCCCCGAGGCCCTGCGTCTGTTGGCCGTCACGCTCCTGGCCGATGGCCACGCCCTGATCGAGGACGTGCCGGGGGTCGGCAAGACGCTGCTCGCGCGCGCCGTGGCGCGCGCCATCGGTCTGTCCTTCGCCCGTGTCCAGGGCACGCCCGACCTGCTGCCCGGCGACGTCACCGGCAGCAGCATCCTGGAGGGCAAGGCCTTTCGCTTCGTGCCCGGACCGATCTTCAGCCAGGTCGTGCTGGTGGATGAGATCAACCGCGCCACGCCGCGGACCCAGTCCGCGCTGCTGGAGGCGATGCAGGAGCGGCAGGCATCGGTCGACGGGGTCACCCGCCCGCTGCCCGAGCCGTTCATCGTGCTGGCCACCCAGAACCCGATCGAGCTGGAGGGGACGTTTGCCCTGCCGGAGGCCCAGCTGGATCGCTTCCTGCTCCGGATCGCGGTCGGCTACCCCAGCGTCGAGTCGGAGCACGCCATCGCCCGGCGTCACCAGGCCCAGGCGGAGCCGCTGACGCAGGTCCCGACCATCTCCAGCGCCGATGCGCTGCTGGGCCTCCGCGACGCGGTCCGCGTCATCCGGGTCGCCGACGAGGTGGAGGCGTACCTGGTAAGCCTGGTGCGGGCCACCCGGGAGCATCCCGACGTCCGCCTTGGCGCGTCACCGCGCAGCAGCGTGGCCCTGTACCGCGCCGCGCAGGCCTGGGCTTCCCTGGACGGCCGCGCCTTCGTCCTGCCCGACGACGTCCGGGCCGTGGCGCATGCCGTGCTCGGCCATCGGATCCTGCTCGACCTGGACCGTGAGCTGCGCGGGGCCAGCGTGGCGAGCGTGGTCGACGCCGTGCTGGACGAGGTTCCGGTCCCGCTCACGCCATGA
- a CDS encoding TrkA family potassium uptake protein, with amino-acid sequence MYVVVIGGGNVGYYLTKELLHAGHEVVMIEKDASRARQIAEELGSIVVPNDGCEGRYQELAGMGRADVVAAVTGDDEDNLVACQVAKMHFNVPRAIARVNNPKNEQLFRRLAIDDTVSPTRTILGVIEHEIPIHDLLHLTELEGGDLEIVEAQLTAESPAVGRELRELTLPEGTSVAVILRGSKAVPVRPETKLMDGDRMLAVTSSEREPELRQLLIGD; translated from the coding sequence ATGTACGTGGTCGTGATCGGGGGCGGAAACGTCGGCTACTACCTCACCAAGGAGTTGCTGCACGCCGGCCACGAGGTGGTCATGATCGAAAAGGACGCCAGCCGCGCCCGCCAGATCGCGGAGGAGCTGGGCAGCATCGTGGTGCCCAACGACGGGTGCGAGGGTCGCTACCAGGAGCTGGCCGGCATGGGGCGGGCGGACGTCGTGGCGGCGGTGACCGGCGACGACGAGGACAACCTGGTGGCGTGCCAGGTGGCGAAGATGCATTTCAACGTCCCGCGGGCCATCGCCCGGGTGAACAACCCGAAGAACGAGCAGCTCTTCCGCCGGCTGGCCATCGACGACACGGTCAGTCCCACCCGCACCATCCTGGGCGTCATCGAGCACGAGATCCCGATCCACGACCTCCTCCACCTGACCGAGCTGGAGGGCGGCGACCTCGAGATCGTCGAGGCCCAGCTGACCGCCGAATCGCCCGCGGTGGGGCGCGAGCTGCGGGAGCTGACCCTGCCCGAGGGCACGTCGGTGGCCGTCATCCTGCGCGGCTCGAAAGCGGTCCCTGTCCGCCCCGAAACCAAGCTGATGGACGGAGACCGGATGCTGGCGGTGACCTCGTCTGAACGAGAACCGGAGCTCCGGCAGCTCCTGATCGGCGACTAG
- a CDS encoding TrkA family potassium uptake protein, which yields MRVIIIGCGRVGAQTAVQLDQQGHHVTVLDVNPRAFERLPTDYSGITIRGNGSDEDVLRGAEAEMADIVMALTEGDNRNVMAAQLAKHVFGVPRVIAKINDPLRAKAYRTLGLETICRTNILSSALATAAVDGAAATNGMVEEPTAEPMRGAPPPGSRAAAATEES from the coding sequence ATGAGAGTCATCATCATCGGCTGTGGACGAGTGGGTGCTCAGACAGCCGTGCAGCTCGACCAGCAGGGTCATCACGTGACCGTGCTGGACGTCAACCCGCGCGCCTTCGAGCGGCTGCCCACGGACTACAGCGGCATCACGATCCGCGGCAACGGGTCGGACGAGGACGTCCTGCGGGGTGCCGAAGCCGAGATGGCGGACATCGTCATGGCCCTGACCGAAGGTGACAACCGGAACGTGATGGCGGCCCAGCTGGCCAAGCACGTGTTCGGCGTACCGCGCGTCATCGCCAAGATCAACGACCCGTTGCGGGCCAAGGCCTATCGGACCCTGGGGCTTGAGACCATCTGCCGGACCAACATCCTGTCCTCGGCGCTGGCCACCGCTGCGGTCGACGGAGCGGCGGCCACCAACGGCATGGTCGAGGAGCCAACTGCCGAGCCGATGCGCGGCGCTCCACCCCCCGGCAGCCGCGCCGCTGCGGCGACGGAGGAGAGCTGA
- a CDS encoding universal stress protein, with protein MFRRRPSESDLLLLPYRRLLIPLAGGDADDDALSLGALLLAGQPAKSGADAAEIVLVHVIEVGFERTLDTQDDKAIAFADEILDRGAEFLEARRIPNRVGMIQARAAGPAIVDEAVASSADLIVMGLRYKRRFGGSWDAGRTVPYVMRNSKAPVWCLRARTEELALSP; from the coding sequence ATGTTCCGCCGACGCCCTTCGGAATCGGATCTCCTGCTGCTCCCGTATCGCCGGCTCCTGATTCCGCTGGCCGGCGGGGACGCGGACGACGATGCACTCAGCCTCGGCGCGCTGCTCCTGGCCGGCCAGCCGGCGAAGAGCGGCGCGGATGCGGCGGAGATCGTGCTGGTCCACGTCATCGAAGTCGGCTTCGAGCGGACGCTGGACACCCAGGACGACAAGGCGATCGCCTTCGCCGACGAGATCCTGGACCGCGGAGCCGAGTTCCTCGAGGCCCGCCGCATCCCGAACCGGGTTGGCATGATCCAGGCCCGCGCGGCGGGGCCGGCCATCGTGGACGAGGCGGTGGCTTCCAGCGCCGACCTGATCGTGATGGGGCTACGCTATAAGCGCCGGTTCGGCGGCAGTTGGGACGCCGGACGGACGGTCCCCTACGTCATGCGCAACTCGAAGGCGCCGGTCTGGTGCCTCCGGGCCCGAACCGAGGAGCTGGCACTGTCCCCATGA
- a CDS encoding metallophosphoesterase family protein → MRLAVLSDIHANLVALDAVLEDLSTLAAVDQSWVCGDIVGYGPQPNEVIDRLRQHDARAVMGNHDGAAAGLVDVTWFNEAAAAAIAWTTDVLTADSREYLAALPERRIEGELTAVHGSPRDPIWEYIVSAEVARANLAAFATRICLFGHTHYPVLYAATDGAVTRVATSAGSQTSLPDGRLMLNPGSVGQPRDGNRASSYAVLDLDAGSVEFRRVDYDIERTQQLMRERQLPSWLAERLSYGR, encoded by the coding sequence ATGCGCCTCGCGGTCCTGTCGGACATCCACGCCAACCTGGTCGCGCTCGACGCGGTCCTCGAGGATCTGTCGACCCTGGCGGCCGTGGACCAGTCCTGGGTGTGCGGGGACATCGTGGGCTACGGTCCGCAGCCCAACGAGGTCATTGATCGCCTCCGCCAGCATGACGCCCGCGCGGTGATGGGCAACCATGACGGCGCGGCGGCCGGTCTGGTGGACGTGACCTGGTTCAACGAGGCCGCGGCGGCCGCCATCGCCTGGACGACGGACGTGCTCACCGCCGACTCGCGCGAGTACCTCGCCGCCCTGCCCGAACGTCGCATCGAGGGAGAGCTGACCGCCGTGCACGGGTCGCCGCGCGATCCGATCTGGGAGTACATCGTGTCAGCCGAGGTGGCCCGGGCCAACCTGGCCGCGTTCGCGACCCGCATCTGCCTGTTCGGTCATACCCACTACCCGGTCCTGTACGCCGCGACTGACGGAGCGGTGACCCGGGTGGCGACGTCCGCAGGCAGCCAGACCTCGCTGCCGGACGGACGCCTCATGCTGAACCCGGGGAGCGTGGGCCAGCCGCGCGACGGCAACCGGGCCAGCTCCTACGCGGTGCTGGACCTGGACGCGGGGAGCGTGGAGTTCCGCCGGGTGGACTACGACATCGAGCGCACCCAGCAGCTCATGCGCGAGCGGCAGCTTCCGAGCTGGCTGGCGGAGCGGCTCAGTTACGGCCGCTGA
- the hpt gene encoding hypoxanthine phosphoribosyltransferase — protein MHADVQEVLLTEDQIQARVAQLGAQLDAEYTGLEPVLISVLKGSIVFLADLVRSMELPLSIDIMEVSSYGAATETSGQVRILKDLSNPIEGRHVLVVEDIIDTGLTLNYLLRYLREKRPASLRICCLLDKPARRLTEIPIDYVGFTIPDRFVVGYGLDYGERYRNLPYVGVLRPSVYGLDNPEA, from the coding sequence ATCCATGCAGACGTGCAGGAGGTCCTGCTCACCGAGGACCAGATCCAGGCTCGGGTGGCCCAGCTGGGCGCCCAGTTGGACGCCGAATACACCGGCCTGGAGCCGGTCCTGATCAGTGTCCTGAAGGGCTCGATCGTGTTCCTGGCCGATCTCGTGCGCAGCATGGAGCTGCCGCTGTCGATCGACATCATGGAGGTCAGCAGCTACGGGGCGGCGACCGAGACCAGCGGCCAGGTGCGGATCCTGAAGGACCTGTCGAACCCCATCGAGGGCCGCCATGTGCTCGTGGTCGAGGACATCATCGACACCGGTCTGACCCTCAATTACCTGCTCCGCTACCTGCGTGAGAAGAGGCCCGCCTCGCTCCGCATCTGCTGCCTGCTGGACAAGCCCGCCCGCCGGCTGACCGAGATCCCCATCGACTACGTGGGGTTCACGATCCCGGACCGATTCGTGGTCGGCTACGGGCTCGACTATGGGGAACGCTACCGGAACCTGCCGTACGTGGGAGTCCTGCGTCCGTCCGTCTACGGGCTCGACAACCCGGAGGCCTGA
- a CDS encoding ABC transporter ATP-binding protein has product MAHLLELADVHTFYGNIEALKGVSLTVDEGEIVTLIGSNGAGKSTTLRTISGITRARSGTVHFKGAEIQARKPHEIVGMGIAQAPEGRGVFARMSVYENLLMGAFSRKGPLDKDIERVNTLFPRLAERRSQKAGTLSGGEQQMLAIGRALMARPTVLLLDEPSMGLSPILTEQIFEIIRDINAGGTTVLLVEQNAAMALNVAGRGYVLQTGQVILADTAANLAANQQVRQAYLGEI; this is encoded by the coding sequence ATGGCCCATCTGCTCGAGCTGGCTGACGTCCATACCTTCTATGGCAACATCGAGGCCCTGAAGGGCGTATCGCTGACGGTCGATGAGGGCGAGATCGTGACCCTCATCGGCTCGAACGGGGCAGGAAAATCGACCACCCTGCGCACCATCAGCGGCATCACGCGTGCCCGCTCGGGCACCGTCCATTTCAAGGGGGCCGAGATCCAGGCCCGCAAGCCGCACGAGATCGTGGGAATGGGGATTGCCCAGGCGCCCGAGGGGCGCGGTGTGTTTGCCCGCATGAGCGTGTACGAGAACCTGCTGATGGGCGCCTTCAGTCGGAAGGGTCCGCTGGACAAGGACATCGAGCGGGTCAACACCCTTTTCCCCCGCCTGGCCGAGCGACGATCGCAGAAGGCCGGCACCCTGTCGGGCGGCGAGCAGCAGATGCTGGCCATCGGTCGGGCGCTGATGGCCCGCCCGACGGTCCTTCTCCTGGACGAGCCGTCGATGGGCCTGTCCCCCATCCTCACCGAGCAGATCTTCGAGATCATCCGCGACATCAACGCCGGGGGCACCACGGTGCTGCTGGTCGAGCAGAACGCCGCCATGGCGCTCAACGTTGCCGGTCGGGGGTACGTGCTCCAGACCGGCCAGGTCATCCTCGCCGACACCGCTGCGAACCTCGCGGCCAACCAGCAGGTCCGCCAGGCCTACCTGGGCGAGATCTAG
- a CDS encoding ABC transporter ATP-binding protein, with protein sequence MSATATEATDIRDGNLLEARAVTKTFEGLVANRDIDFDIPRYSIVSIIGPNGAGKTTFFNQMSGIYHPTSGTITLDGVDITHKAPHEVAELGVARTYQNIRLFQNMTVLANVKVGRHVRSHGAWYAAVFRTPGIRGEEEALEQRAYEVLELVGLRKRVAHDLAKNLPYGDQRRLEVARALASDPVLLLLDEPTAGMNPGETRRMTEFIGRLRRDLQLTILLIEHDMKVVMGISERITVLDYGEKIAEGTPEEIRANPRVIEAYLGKQSTA encoded by the coding sequence ATGAGCGCCACCGCCACGGAAGCCACAGATATCCGCGACGGGAACCTGCTCGAGGCGCGCGCGGTGACCAAGACCTTCGAGGGTCTGGTTGCCAACCGCGACATCGACTTCGACATCCCGCGCTACTCCATCGTTTCGATCATCGGCCCCAACGGAGCGGGCAAGACCACCTTCTTCAACCAGATGAGCGGGATCTATCACCCGACCTCGGGGACCATCACCCTGGATGGGGTCGATATCACCCACAAGGCCCCCCACGAGGTTGCGGAGCTGGGGGTCGCCCGCACGTACCAGAACATTCGCCTCTTCCAGAACATGACGGTCCTGGCCAACGTCAAGGTTGGACGGCACGTCCGGTCCCACGGCGCGTGGTATGCAGCCGTCTTCCGCACGCCTGGCATCCGCGGCGAGGAGGAAGCCCTCGAGCAGCGAGCCTATGAGGTGCTCGAGTTGGTTGGCCTCAGAAAAAGGGTGGCGCACGACCTTGCCAAGAACCTGCCCTATGGGGACCAGCGTCGGCTGGAGGTGGCCCGCGCCCTGGCCAGCGACCCGGTGCTGCTGCTCCTCGACGAGCCCACGGCGGGCATGAATCCGGGCGAGACACGCCGCATGACCGAGTTCATCGGGCGCCTCCGGCGCGACCTGCAACTCACCATTCTCCTCATCGAGCACGACATGAAGGTGGTGATGGGGATCAGCGAGCGGATCACCGTCCTCGACTACGGGGAGAAGATCGCCGAGGGCACCCCCGAGGAGATCCGCGCCAACCCGCGGGTCATTGAGGCCTACCTCGGCAAGCAGTCGACCGCCTGA
- a CDS encoding branched-chain amino acid ABC transporter permease, whose protein sequence is MAFLRPAVSAGLVGGVVMLYLAAVGLVQAFLEREVITGYLTLGRLMLAVPPLILGYWIAGRTETAPRQVVSGLVAGTAAGALFAAGFLVASALSPQIRDVLIRVTSQLLEFIGFGLEPVLGAVVNVVTAAGLGLLAAVGRSLPVRIRRPLVAGTGAVILMSMVETFFRPRLLEFDLADFSRWLYVAHGLSVFGAAAIFLIGAAIAAAWSPLRATVRRRLAAADPGARRLVPWVAVLAVIGILYTLPVIAGSFLSQVLVLVGLYVLLGLGLNIVVGFAGLLDLGYVAFYAVGAYFTGLLTSPVSSLGLGLSFWVALPIVVLGAAMVGLFIGAPVLRLRGDYLAIVTLGFGEIARVLFLSDALRPWFGGVQGIIRIPEMIGAGGAYTLPLIGEVSGPAATYYPLVAFCGVAAFVAWRLKHSRTGRAWNAMREDEDVAQATGVNIVNYKLLAFAMGAAIGCLGGAVYATHLQSVFPGAFSIQVSITALAVVIVGGMGSIPGMILGALALIGLPELLREFAEFRLLVYGAVLVLMMLLRPEGLFPDVARRRELHEGEEVEGDDEGTFGDESVTRGAAPSQA, encoded by the coding sequence ATGGCGTTCCTTCGCCCGGCCGTCTCAGCCGGCCTGGTCGGCGGAGTGGTGATGCTGTACCTGGCCGCCGTCGGGCTGGTCCAGGCCTTCCTCGAGCGCGAGGTGATCACCGGGTACCTCACCCTCGGTCGCCTCATGTTGGCCGTCCCACCGCTCATACTCGGGTACTGGATCGCGGGCCGGACGGAAACGGCCCCGCGCCAAGTGGTCTCCGGCCTGGTCGCCGGAACTGCCGCCGGGGCGCTGTTCGCGGCCGGATTCCTGGTCGCCAGCGCGCTGTCGCCCCAGATCCGCGACGTGCTGATCCGCGTCACGTCGCAGCTCTTGGAGTTCATCGGGTTCGGGCTGGAACCCGTCCTCGGCGCAGTCGTCAACGTGGTGACCGCCGCCGGGCTGGGCCTGCTGGCCGCCGTCGGCCGGAGCCTGCCGGTGCGGATCCGACGCCCGCTGGTGGCCGGCACGGGAGCGGTGATCCTCATGAGCATGGTCGAGACCTTCTTCCGGCCGCGGCTGCTGGAGTTCGACCTGGCCGACTTTTCGCGCTGGCTGTACGTGGCTCACGGTCTGTCAGTGTTCGGGGCAGCCGCGATCTTCCTGATCGGGGCGGCTATCGCGGCCGCCTGGTCCCCACTGCGGGCCACCGTCCGTCGGCGGTTGGCGGCCGCCGACCCCGGGGCGCGACGGCTGGTGCCCTGGGTGGCGGTCCTCGCCGTCATCGGCATCCTGTACACGCTGCCGGTGATCGCCGGCTCGTTCCTGAGCCAGGTGCTGGTCCTGGTCGGCCTGTATGTCTTGCTGGGCCTGGGCCTCAACATCGTGGTCGGCTTCGCTGGCCTGCTGGATCTGGGCTACGTGGCGTTCTACGCGGTGGGCGCCTATTTCACGGGCCTGCTCACCTCGCCCGTCTCGTCGCTGGGGCTGGGCCTCAGCTTCTGGGTGGCGCTGCCCATCGTCGTGCTGGGAGCGGCCATGGTGGGCCTGTTTATCGGCGCGCCAGTCCTCCGCCTGCGCGGCGACTACCTGGCCATCGTGACCCTGGGCTTCGGCGAGATCGCCCGCGTCCTGTTCCTATCGGATGCGCTGCGGCCATGGTTCGGCGGGGTCCAGGGCATCATCCGCATTCCGGAGATGATCGGCGCCGGGGGCGCCTACACGTTGCCCCTCATCGGCGAGGTCAGCGGTCCGGCGGCCACCTATTACCCGCTGGTCGCCTTCTGCGGGGTGGCCGCGTTCGTCGCCTGGCGGCTCAAGCATTCGCGCACCGGCCGGGCCTGGAACGCGATGCGCGAGGACGAGGACGTTGCGCAGGCAACTGGCGTCAACATCGTCAACTACAAGCTGCTCGCCTTCGCCATGGGCGCTGCGATTGGCTGCTTGGGCGGGGCGGTGTACGCCACGCACCTGCAATCGGTCTTTCCCGGTGCCTTCAGCATCCAGGTCTCGATCACGGCTCTGGCAGTCGTCATCGTGGGCGGCATGGGCAGCATCCCGGGCATGATCCTTGGAGCGCTGGCCCTGATCGGACTTCCGGAGCTGCTGCGTGAGTTCGCCGAGTTCAGGCTGCTGGTGTACGGGGCTGTCCTGGTCCTGATGATGCTGCTGCGCCCGGAGGGCCTCTTCCCGGACGTGGCCCGCCGCCGCGAGCTCCACGAGGGTGAGGAAGTGGAAGGTGACGACGAGGGGACCTTCGGCGACGAGTCGGTGACTCGCGGCGCAGCACCGAGTCAGGCATGA
- a CDS encoding branched-chain amino acid ABC transporter permease, protein MRRPARISLVNLLLWALGGGIILFVAVGSWLTLQQGLLTFEDWRSLVIFGVTQGSIYALIALGYTLVYGVLLMINFAHGDVFMFGAMTSFFVADALAQAGFLNSNPIIGMVIVVAVSAVSAMIVALILERIAYRPLRRAPRLVPLITAIGASLFISNSVRGLYGELARAWPRIDSLVGTVDIAGIPFLKTQVVVIVGAILMMVFLYWFVERTRTGRAMRAVSENKDTAALMGIDVDRTIVITFAIGGILAGVAGVLYGIVFNQVHWFMGFLPGIKAFTAAVLGGIGNIIGAMLGGVSLGVLESIAPTLLLTGFGVPTPNQLKDVVAFTVLVLVLIFRPYGLFGRPEGK, encoded by the coding sequence GTGAGACGCCCCGCTCGGATCTCGCTGGTAAACCTGCTCCTGTGGGCGCTGGGCGGGGGCATCATCCTGTTTGTTGCCGTGGGCAGCTGGTTGACCCTCCAGCAGGGTCTGCTGACGTTTGAGGACTGGCGCTCCCTGGTCATCTTCGGCGTCACCCAGGGGAGCATTTACGCGCTGATCGCGCTGGGCTACACCCTGGTCTATGGCGTCCTGCTGATGATCAACTTCGCCCATGGCGACGTGTTCATGTTCGGCGCCATGACGTCCTTCTTCGTGGCCGACGCCCTGGCCCAGGCGGGCTTCTTGAACAGCAACCCCATCATCGGCATGGTGATCGTGGTGGCGGTGTCTGCGGTCAGCGCCATGATCGTGGCGCTCATTCTGGAACGGATCGCCTACCGGCCGCTGCGACGCGCCCCGCGGCTGGTGCCGTTGATCACGGCCATCGGTGCCTCGCTGTTCATCAGCAACAGCGTGCGGGGTCTGTACGGTGAGCTGGCCAGGGCGTGGCCCCGCATCGATTCCCTGGTGGGCACGGTGGACATCGCGGGGATTCCGTTCCTGAAAACCCAGGTGGTGGTCATCGTGGGCGCCATCCTGATGATGGTGTTTCTGTACTGGTTCGTGGAGCGCACCCGCACTGGTCGTGCCATGCGGGCGGTCAGCGAGAACAAGGACACCGCCGCCCTGATGGGCATCGACGTGGACCGCACCATCGTGATCACCTTCGCCATCGGCGGCATCCTGGCCGGGGTGGCGGGCGTGCTGTACGGCATCGTCTTCAATCAGGTGCACTGGTTCATGGGCTTCCTGCCGGGCATCAAGGCCTTCACCGCTGCCGTGCTGGGCGGCATCGGCAACATCATCGGCGCCATGCTGGGCGGTGTGTCGTTGGGCGTCCTGGAATCGATAGCCCCCACCTTGCTGCTGACCGGATTCGGGGTTCCCACGCCCAACCAGTTGAAGGACGTGGTTGCGTTCACGGTGCTGGTGCTGGTTCTCATCTTCCGCCCCTACGGACTGTTCGGTAGACCGGAGGGCAAGTAG
- a CDS encoding branched-chain amino acid ABC transporter substrate-binding protein, which yields MEKSLRSSAGLFVLALILAACQASASSSPSESAAATGAVDPVAACEALELGCVEVPAGEPLTVASALAITGAVAFLGNDANFGIQVAQEERGQVLGRDVEVIHEDAGCGDAASGQTAAESIVANPAILGVMGTTCSRTAVPMMPVLEAAGLTNISPSNTAVSLTQPGHANYGGEFYFRTAYSDFFQGSAVAKFLCEELGVTTIATIHDGSPYAEELQQVAVDQFAEQCDGETTSQDGINVGDTDFHALLTTIAANSPEVIFLPIFSPEGPLFVTQSQEIPGLADTIMFGADGVKDGAMIKGAGDLAQEIGMYFSGPDLNYGGRYIDEFLPAYYALSGTETVLAPYGGQAYDAYNILMDAIVAAHVGDDADGTSYFSKEAIREYVAGLTDYPGLTGTLTCDENGDCGAREISIDQLEDGVFVPVFSTREP from the coding sequence ATGGAGAAGTCCCTACGATCGAGCGCTGGCCTTTTCGTGCTGGCGTTGATCCTGGCCGCTTGTCAAGCGAGCGCCAGTTCAAGCCCCAGCGAGAGCGCCGCAGCAACCGGGGCCGTAGATCCGGTCGCCGCCTGCGAGGCACTTGAGCTTGGCTGCGTCGAGGTCCCGGCGGGTGAGCCGCTGACGGTTGCCAGCGCGCTGGCGATCACCGGCGCCGTGGCCTTCCTGGGCAACGACGCCAACTTCGGGATTCAGGTCGCTCAGGAGGAGCGTGGCCAGGTGCTCGGCCGAGACGTGGAAGTCATCCACGAGGACGCCGGCTGCGGCGACGCGGCCTCCGGCCAGACGGCCGCCGAGTCGATCGTGGCCAATCCGGCCATCCTGGGCGTCATGGGCACCACCTGCTCACGGACCGCGGTCCCGATGATGCCGGTGCTCGAGGCTGCAGGCCTGACCAATATCTCGCCGTCCAACACGGCGGTCAGCCTGACCCAACCCGGACACGCGAATTACGGCGGCGAGTTCTATTTCCGCACTGCGTACAGTGACTTCTTCCAGGGCTCGGCCGTGGCGAAGTTCCTGTGCGAGGAACTGGGTGTAACCACAATCGCCACCATCCATGACGGCAGCCCGTATGCGGAGGAGCTGCAGCAGGTGGCGGTGGACCAATTCGCCGAACAGTGCGACGGCGAGACCACATCCCAAGACGGGATCAATGTCGGCGACACGGACTTCCACGCGTTGCTGACCACCATCGCCGCCAACAGCCCTGAGGTGATCTTCCTGCCGATCTTCAGCCCCGAGGGTCCGCTCTTCGTCACCCAGTCCCAGGAAATCCCGGGCCTGGCCGACACGATCATGTTCGGTGCGGACGGCGTCAAGGACGGCGCCATGATCAAGGGCGCCGGCGACCTGGCCCAGGAGATCGGGATGTACTTCTCCGGGCCGGACCTGAACTACGGCGGCCGGTACATCGACGAATTCCTGCCGGCGTACTACGCGCTGTCGGGCACCGAGACCGTCCTGGCTCCGTACGGCGGCCAGGCTTACGACGCCTACAACATCCTCATGGATGCAATTGTGGCGGCCCACGTTGGAGACGACGCGGATGGCACGTCTTACTTCAGTAAGGAGGCGATCCGCGAGTACGTAGCCGGCCTGACCGATTACCCCGGTCTGACCGGAACCCTGACCTGCGACGAGAACGGTGACTGTGGGGCTCGGGAGATTTCGATCGACCAGCTCGAGGATGGCGTCTTCGTCCCGGTCTTCAGCACGCGAGAGCCATAA